A window of Pirellula sp. SH-Sr6A contains these coding sequences:
- a CDS encoding P-II family nitrogen regulator: protein MKKIEAVVRHFKLEDVKNALTEQGIHGMTVSEVRGYGRQKGHTEIYRGTEYAVDFVPKVKIEVVCSDANLQTVIDTIVKTAQTGQIGDGKIFVSELQTAVRIRTGENGEDAL from the coding sequence ATGAAAAAGATTGAGGCCGTTGTTCGACACTTCAAGTTGGAAGACGTCAAGAATGCACTAACCGAACAAGGCATCCATGGAATGACCGTCAGTGAAGTGCGAGGCTACGGGCGCCAAAAAGGACACACGGAAATCTATCGCGGAACTGAGTACGCGGTCGACTTCGTCCCCAAGGTGAAGATTGAAGTCGTCTGTTCGGACGCGAATCTTCAGACCGTGATCGACACCATCGTCAAGACGGCTCAGACTGGGCAAATCGGTGACGGAAAGATTTTCGTTTCGGAGCTTCAGACGGCAGTCCGAATTCGAACCGGCGAAAATGGCGAAGACGCGCTGTAA
- a CDS encoding HD domain-containing protein yields the protein MPCCQLSSLHPQVVAARAFLSEAREKAKGLHQSGGSGFQVCSAWTDDVDEVVRRLIRVALSELPTPPDASKFVFVALAGYGRRDLAPYSDIDLMLLYRGSETAIAPLARAIGQMIVDAGLQLSLAVRTPSQARSLAWIDATALTSFVEMRWVEGSQALFDQFQHSMLIGCKWRNSRLATMIENERLAERKKFGETIYLLHPNVKRSRGCLRDVQIVRWIGFVCYGERDPAQLADMGIIAKEDYTTIQNGYLYLLRLRNQLHFMAGRSLDSLDRPKQMELAKWSGMQGSDGVLPVEEFMQNFFEITSEVRYSSANFVGVTRSRISVVATLAKFLGWPIGKGMRIGFKEIWATRSGLERIKSDPARVLELMQFSNLYNRRIDHRTWRTIREAMLRRQEKSASMEAINRFLELIKEPRRLGDALRRLHELRVLEQIIPAVSHARCLLQFNEYHKYTVDAHCIRSVEAACEFGREDSVLGRVYRGLQNKRILHLALLLHDLGKGFVEDHSEVGRVIADETASLLKLSDADRDLLVFLVHQHLLMTHTAFRFDLSQKAPAVQFAKQVGSMERLQHLLVLSCADLAAVGPGALNDWKLNLILQLYDATEAQFGSESSDQRFLNLVTGMRKEVAQLRTTGEQADPWWTEQIEHVPAGYLLNLKPKQLIEELRRLRQLTPEHPTQAWGAFLPERDAIEYVIAVRQEEPIGLFHRIAGAMASQGLSILSAEIHTQPGMIAWDRFLVEDLDFDGPPPLQRIEQVCRHITQAVDPANTKPPVFRRVWKAQADADAASSRLQPTQIRFDNGTSDRHTIINVFAYDRTGLLYDISKTLYELNLDLQVAKVSTHLDQVVDVFYVTELGGGKITEPTRLYTLRQSLLRAIEST from the coding sequence ATGCCGTGTTGTCAATTGTCCTCTCTCCATCCACAAGTTGTTGCGGCCCGCGCGTTTCTCTCCGAAGCGCGCGAAAAGGCTAAAGGTCTTCATCAGTCTGGCGGAAGTGGATTTCAAGTTTGTTCGGCATGGACCGATGATGTCGACGAAGTTGTTCGTCGCCTGATTCGCGTTGCGCTTTCCGAACTGCCGACCCCCCCTGACGCGAGCAAGTTCGTTTTTGTGGCGCTAGCGGGATATGGTCGCCGCGATTTGGCTCCGTACTCCGACATCGACTTGATGCTCCTTTATCGGGGGAGTGAAACAGCGATCGCACCTTTGGCACGTGCGATCGGGCAGATGATCGTCGACGCAGGGTTGCAGCTATCGCTCGCGGTCCGAACACCTTCTCAAGCCAGATCGTTGGCGTGGATCGACGCCACGGCCTTAACCTCGTTCGTGGAAATGCGATGGGTTGAGGGGAGTCAAGCGCTCTTTGATCAGTTCCAGCATTCGATGTTGATCGGATGCAAGTGGCGAAACAGTCGCTTGGCAACCATGATCGAAAACGAGCGGCTCGCGGAAAGGAAGAAGTTCGGCGAAACGATTTATCTCCTGCATCCCAACGTGAAGCGGTCGCGGGGATGCTTGCGCGACGTCCAAATCGTGCGCTGGATCGGCTTTGTCTGCTACGGGGAACGAGACCCTGCCCAGTTGGCAGATATGGGGATCATCGCAAAAGAAGACTACACGACTATTCAGAATGGATACCTGTATTTGCTGAGGTTGCGAAACCAACTCCATTTCATGGCGGGTCGGTCTCTCGATTCGCTGGATCGCCCCAAGCAGATGGAGCTGGCGAAGTGGTCGGGAATGCAAGGCTCCGATGGGGTTCTTCCCGTCGAAGAGTTCATGCAGAACTTTTTTGAGATCACCAGTGAAGTTCGTTACAGTTCCGCCAATTTTGTCGGGGTGACGCGATCGCGAATCAGCGTCGTTGCGACCCTCGCAAAGTTTCTTGGCTGGCCGATCGGCAAAGGAATGCGAATTGGGTTTAAGGAGATTTGGGCGACGCGATCTGGTCTGGAGCGCATCAAGTCGGACCCCGCACGTGTTCTGGAATTGATGCAATTCTCGAACCTGTACAATCGGCGGATTGATCACCGCACATGGCGGACGATTCGCGAAGCGATGCTTCGCCGGCAGGAGAAGTCGGCTTCGATGGAAGCCATCAATCGATTCCTTGAGTTGATCAAAGAACCGCGTCGGTTGGGGGACGCGCTGCGACGATTGCATGAATTGCGGGTGCTCGAGCAAATCATTCCTGCTGTGAGCCATGCTCGATGTTTGCTGCAGTTCAATGAGTATCACAAATACACGGTCGATGCACATTGCATCCGATCGGTGGAGGCGGCATGCGAATTTGGTCGCGAAGATAGTGTCTTAGGCCGTGTCTACCGAGGGCTTCAGAACAAACGCATACTTCACCTTGCCCTTCTTCTGCACGATTTAGGAAAGGGCTTTGTCGAGGATCATAGCGAGGTAGGGCGCGTGATCGCGGACGAAACCGCATCGCTCTTAAAGCTGTCCGATGCCGATCGAGACCTGTTGGTCTTTTTGGTTCACCAGCACTTGTTGATGACGCACACGGCATTTCGGTTCGATCTATCGCAAAAGGCGCCAGCGGTTCAGTTCGCCAAGCAAGTGGGGTCGATGGAGCGACTGCAACATTTGCTGGTTCTTTCTTGTGCCGACTTGGCCGCCGTCGGGCCGGGGGCGTTGAACGATTGGAAATTGAACCTCATCCTCCAGTTGTATGATGCGACCGAAGCGCAGTTCGGCAGCGAAAGTTCGGACCAGCGATTTTTGAATTTGGTGACCGGGATGCGCAAAGAAGTAGCGCAACTGCGAACCACGGGTGAGCAGGCAGATCCATGGTGGACAGAGCAAATTGAGCACGTTCCTGCAGGCTACTTGCTCAACTTGAAACCGAAGCAATTGATCGAGGAACTTCGCCGGCTCCGGCAGTTGACGCCGGAGCATCCCACGCAGGCTTGGGGAGCATTTTTGCCAGAACGGGACGCCATCGAATATGTCATCGCTGTTCGGCAGGAAGAGCCCATTGGATTATTCCATCGGATCGCAGGGGCCATGGCGAGCCAAGGATTGAGTATTTTGTCCGCTGAGATTCACACCCAACCTGGGATGATTGCGTGGGACCGATTCTTGGTCGAAGATCTCGATTTCGATGGGCCGCCTCCTTTGCAACGTATCGAGCAGGTTTGTCGACACATTACGCAGGCGGTCGATCCTGCGAATACGAAACCCCCGGTGTTTCGACGCGTTTGGAAAGCCCAGGCGGACGCCGATGCGGCTTCTTCCCGATTGCAACCAACCCAGATCCGTTTCGATAACGGAACATCCGATCGCCATACAATTATCAACGTGTTTGCCTACGATCGAACGGGATTGCTCTACGACATTTCCAAGACGCTGTATGAGCTCAACCTGGATTTGCAGGTGGCCAAGGTCAGTACGCACCTCGACCAAGTCGTCGATGTGTTCTATGTAACGGAACTGGGAGGGGGTAAGATCACCGAACCGACTCGGCTCTACACCCTGCGTCAAAGTTTGTTGCGCGCTATCGAATCGACCTAG